GTCGTCACACCCATCGACCGCGCGCGCTATGATGCCCAGACGCCAGGGACAGGATGTCTTCTTCAGGGAGAACGTGACGTGAGCCCATCGACGCTGCGCGTGGCCAGCCTGATTGCCCTTCTCGTGGGACTTGGCGTCGACGCCGCCGCCCAGCAGGCGGCGACGCCCCACGAGATGCACGGTCGTCACCGCGACCCGAAGGCGTACATCGCCTCGCTCGAGAATCCCGCGCGTGACGCCTACCAGAAGCCTGCCGAGGTCGTCGAGGCCCTCGGCCTCAGGCCGGGACAAGTCGTGGCCGACATCGGTGCCGGCTCGGGGTACTTCGCGATTCGACTCGCCGAACCGGTGGGCGAGGCCGGCCGCGTGCTCGCCGTCGACGTGGATGCCCGACTGCTCGAGCACCTCGAAGGGCGGGTGCGCGAGGCCTCACTCGGCAACGTCGAGACCATCCTCGCGCCACCAGACGACCCGCGTCTGCCAGAGGCGGGCGTCGACCTGATCTTCTTCTGCAACGTGTGGCACCACATCGACGATCAGGACGGCTATCTCGCCAAGCTGCGACAGGCCCTCAAGCCCGGCGGCCGTCTCGTCATGATCGACTTCCACAAACGCGACCTGCCTGTCGGGCCCGGCGTGGCGATGAAGATCGCGCGCGAGGATCTCCTCGCGCAACTCGAGGGCGCCGGCTGGCGTCTCGTCCGCGAGCACGACTTCCTGCCCTACCAGTACTTCATCGAGTTCCAGCCCGGCACGGCCTCGGGACCCGAGCCGGAGGGCGCCCCACGGTCGTGAACACGTCGCGACGGCCTCACTGCGGCTTCGTGTCGTGTTCGGGGTAAGCTCCGGGCGTGAGGGTCCTCGGGAGGTGTCGTGCCAGCCGGTGACGGCCGGACGTCGGCCGGTGTTCATCCCGTCGTGGCGACCGCCGTGGTGGTCGTCGTCTTGCTCCTGTTCGTCGGTGTGGGCTCCATGCTCGCCCCCACCTCCACCGATCCGCCCCAGCGCCGCGCGGTGGCCCTGACCTTCGACGACCTGCCGTGGGTGACGCCCGGCGGCCGGCCGCTCGGAGACGCGCCAAGGCGCCTCTCGGCGCTGCTGGGCGCCCTGGCCACTGTCGACGCCCCGGCGGTGGGCTTCGTCAACGAGGGTCAGCTCGACCGTGCGGGCGAGCGGGCGGCCAGGCTGAGGATGGTCCAGATCTGGGCCGGTGCCGGTCACGAGCTCGGCAACCACACGTATTCGCACCGATCGCTCAGTGCCACCCCGCTCGACGAGTTCACGGCGGACGTGCTGCGCGGGGCTGCGGAGATCCGCGCGATCGCCGAGCGGTACGGCGGCGAGGTTCGCTACTTCCGCCATCCCTTCACGCACACGGGTCCGACGCGCGAGATCCGCGACGCTTTCGACGCGTTCCTCTCGGCCCACGGCTACGTCGTTGCCCCCTTCACGGTGGAGAACGCCGACTACCTGTACAACGCGGCGTACGTGCGGGCCCTCGAGCGAGAAGACGAAGCGCTGGCGGGCCGTCTGCGCGACCTGTACCTCGAGCACACGACCCGCATGTTCCTGTTCTTCGAGCGCCTGTCGGTCGAGACCTTCGGCCGGGAGATTCCCCAGGTGCTCCTCCTGCACGCCAATCACCTGAACGCCGACACGCTGCCGGATCTGCTCGGGCGCCTCGGGCAGCGCGGCTACCGGTTCATCCCGATCGAGGCCGCGCTCGCCGACGCGGCCTATGGGACGCCAGACGAGTACGTCGGACGATTCGGTCCGTCGTGGCTTCACCGCTGGCGCGTCGGCCGGGGCCTGCCCTCGAAGCTCGCCGACGAACCCGAGCCTCCGGCCTGGCTCGCCGATCTCGCGGAATAGCCCCAAGCCGACAATCTGGCCAGCGGCTACAGGCCGGTGGCTGATTGGTTGACAGGGTCCAGGGCGCCTGATATGACTGCTCCGTGCACGGCTCGCCCGGCCGGCTGCACGCCGCCCACGCCTTCCCGCCCCTTGCAGTTCTCCTCTACTCACTGGCCACCCCAGTCCTCGCGCAGGAGCCGCCGCCGGAGTTGCCGCGTGTCGAGGTGTGGGGTGCGGTCGCCGGCGATGCCGAAACGCTCGACGGCACCATGGCTTCCGCCTACGCTCCCCCGCTCATCGCGGGTACGGCCATCACGAGCCGCGCCTCGCAAGTCCTCGTGGTCGACCCCGGCCGCGCGACGGGCGTTGAAGTCGGCGTCAACGTGTTCGTCACGAGGCGTGTCGGCGTGCAGGGGCTGGTCGGTGTGGCCACGGCCGACGTCTCGGGCCGCAACGGCCCCTACGACGTCTTTCTGCGCTACGAAACCCGCCAGCCGCCAGACTACGTGCCACGCGAGTTCGAAGTCAGCCACTCGACGCCCTGGCCCGATACCTCGGGATCGCTGCGCACGACCTCGGTGGCGGTGGGGCTCGTGGCCCGCTGGTGGACGGCGCGCAGGGATGGGGGAGGCACCGTCTCCGGTGGCCTCGGCTTCGAGCGCGCGGGTGGCGACGTCGCGAGCCTGGGCTACACGAGCTTCCGGCTTGGTGGCCACGGCGTGCTCTTCTCGTCCGACCACCGCATCGTCATGACCCCCGAAGGCGGTGGCACGTTCATCAGGCCCTACGTGCGGGCCGACGTGCACCGGCGCGTGGCGCCGCACGTGGCCCTCATGGCGAGCGCGCGCGTGCACCTCGCGACGACGCAGGATCTCCCCGTGCGCGTCGACCGCCTCGTCGACCGCGACGAGGCGCCGATCGTACCTGAGTTGGCCGATGTCGAGCGCGACCTCGGACGGCCGTCGCTCGTGCTGAGGGGCACGCGCTGGCAGGTGGCGGCCGGACTCAAGTTCTGGTTCTGACGACCGCACCGCCTTCGCACTTGCCGACGTCGACCGCCAGCGCAAGGAGGGTGGCATGACGAAGGTGTTCACCATCCTCGGACAGGCCATCGCCACGACCCAGCGACGGCTCGTCGGGCTGTGGCGACGCGTGCCGGGCAGCGCGGCGATCGATGAACTCGCCGAACTGCTGACGCGTCCCATTCGCGCGCTGGCCGACGGGTGCCTGCGGCGGTGGCCGTGGCTCGCCCGCTGGGAGTGGCTGCTCGAGGTCGACCGGCTCCGTCGCATCCCGCCGGTGATGCTCGTGCTCGTGCTTGGTTACGTCTTCTACCGCGGGATCCAGACCACGCACCTTGGTCACATCGGGACGGACCGGCTGATCTATCCGCTGCTCAGCGCCATCTCGTACTTCAACCCGTTTCTCGGCATCGTGTCGGCCGCGCTCTTCGGCATCGGCGACCTCCTGCAGAAGCTCGTGGTGAACGACATCTACGGCAGCCGTGGCGTGGGACGTCTCGCACCGCTTGCGGCCTACGGGGATCTCAACTACTGGGGCGGCGTCGTCGGCTACGCGGTGGCCTACAGCTCGCTCGTCATGGCAGGCCTCGTGCCCGGGTTGCTGGCGCGTGTCTTCCGCCTCGCCGTGCAACGGACCATCACCTTCGTCCTCTTCAGGCGGGCGGCGGCCGCAGCCGACGGCGCATCGTCCGCCTCGCCCTACGCGGGCGCCCACGTGAGTGCCAGCCCGGTGAGCGTGCTCATGCCGGGAGGCGTCGAGCCGAGGTATCCGGTCGCGGAGCTGGCCGCGGCGGTGATCGGGGCCGGCGTCGGCGGTGCGGGCGTGATGTACTTCGTGGCGCCGACGCTCGAAGCGCCTGCCTTCCTGTGGCGTCCCAACCCCGACGTCTCGTGCCACAACCTCGAGGTGTCGACCTTTCTGCAACAGCCGGCGCTCAGCCGGGGCGGCGTGGGCGGTGCGAGTGGCGGCCTGGTGATGAACAGCCTCGTGCCGATGCCACCCACTCCAGGCGCACCCGCAGGTCCCGAGGTGAGAGACGAGCCCGTTGCTCGGGAGCACCTGTCGCGGCCGCTCGTCGATCCTGAAACCGGGCGCGAGTTACTGGTGCACGACGGCTCGTACGAGGGAGGTTGGCCAGGGCAGGTCTGGCACCAGGGGCGCTGGATGGATCCGGCTGAAGCGGCCGCGTTGATCACGCGTTGGGACGAGGCGCTCTCGCGCGACCGCCGCGAGTGGTTCGACCGCGAGACGAGGCAGTGGGAGGCGGACGTCGAGCGACGGCGCCGCGAGGAGGGCTACGGCCACGATCCGTATCGCGACGAGTGGCGCGAGCTGCCGCCCGAGGTCGCTCCAGTCGAGATTCCGCCCGAGGACCCCGACATCTGGAAGGTGCAGCGCACGAAGGAGGATCCGGGGTTCCTGCATCGCATGTTCGTGGGGCCGAGCAGCGCCGATCACGTGAAGATGCACGAGCGGTTCACCGAACTCGACACGCTCCACACGCGAGCCCTCACCGAGTACCTCGACACCGTGCGCGCCGAGCGCGAAGCGCGCGAGAAAGGCGACACGTGGCTGGCCGAGGTGTATCGCGCCCGCCGCGAGCCCTGTCGGGCCAACGTCACGGCGATCCGCGGGGCGACGCTCGACCTCACCGGGCGCGTGGCCGACACCGCTGAGGGTGGCCGAGTTCACCGGCAGAATCTGGCGAAGCAGACGCAGTTCAGTTGGTGGAAAGTCGGCAGGGAACTCGTGTGGGATCCCGTCAAGGCGATCTTCAAACCCGATGTGGCCGACGAGCGGGGTGATGGCCCGATCGGCACGGCATTCAAGCGGCTCAAGGCCGCCTCGGACGCGATGCGCGAGAACGCCCGCGAGCAACCCGCCCTCGAGGAGCGGTTTCGCGACGCGATGAACGCGACGAAGCTCCACATGGAGCAGTTGACGGCCGCGCGGCTGCGGGGCGATGCCACGGCCGTTCGCGTGCTCGAGGAGCAGGTGCGCGCCGCCCGCGAGCAGGCCCTCGAAGCCAATCACCAGCGCGGAGAGCTCTCGGCGAAGACGCGAGACTGGGAGAGGGCAGCCGCGCGCGTGACGCACCAGTACTACAAGTCGATGTCGGAGCGCATCGGTGCCGGGCAGGTTCAGTACAAGATTGGCCGGGCCGGGTCGCGCGTGGCCGCAAAGGTCACCGGAGCGTTCGATGCCGACCCGCGGATGCCGAAGAGCGTCAAGGGCGAAGCCGATGCCTGGGACAGGCTCCAGAAGGAGCACCGTCACGAGATGCAGCGCGCGCGTGAGCATCTGAGGGCGGGCACCGAGGGCCAGCATTCACCGGTCACGCTGACCAAGTACGAGGTCGAACTCGATCGGCGGTGGAAATTTCAGCAGTCAGTGGCCGAGCGCAAGATCGTGCGCTACGAGACGAACCGCGCGGCATGGGAGCGTACGGGTGAGCAACTGAAGGCCGCGCGTCGGAGCGGCGATTCCGAGCGCATCATGGAGGCCTTCAAGGCGCACGAGGCCGCCGAGCGTCGCCTCGGCCAGTCGGTCAATCGCGGGCTGTCGGACGTCGACGTCAAGATGCAGCTCAAGCGGGCCCCCTCTGACGTCCAGCACGCCTGGAACACCGACGTCGAGCGGTTCCGTACGACTCCCGTCCGCAGCCGCACCGTCGATCTCATCAACCAGAAGAAGCCCTGGGTCGTTGAACAGGCACCCGGGAAGTTCCGGCGCTTGTCGACAGACGACCTGAAGAGCGTGAGCAGCCGCAAGGGCGCGGGTCTCGACCTCGACCTGAACCCCGACGCGAAGGTCGTCGACATGCGCACGGGCCAGCGCGTGTCGGATGCGCAGCTGCAGGGGGCGGTGAACGAGGCCTGTCGCAGCCTGCGCATCGATGCGGCCCGGCAGGACATCCACGTGTCGAGCACGCGTCACCCGTCGGCCTATCGCGTGCCGGCGGGGCACGAGCCGTCCGACGTCCTCAAGCCCGACTACGTGCGGCGGTCGGGTCCGATGGACGGCGAACAGATGAAGCAGGTGTCGGATTTCAAGCGGCTGCAGGAGGTGGCCCCTGGCGACCTCGCCGGCAAGGCGTACCAGGCGGTCAAAGACTACCGGCGCTTCACGAAGGAGATGATCGAGGCCCACCCTGGTGCCCGGCCACCTCGCGTGCTGAACGAGAAGACGATCGCCACGCTCGAAGACCTCGGCAATCGGAAGATCGGCCCGGGCACCGCGGCCGCACGCATCAAGCACGCGACGGGCATGAGCATCGACGAGGCGTGCGAGAAGCTGAACTCGCTTCAGCAGTCGGTGCCGACGCTCGACTCGCCGGCCCGGCGCATCGACCTCGCCAACGCGCGTGCCGCGGCGGCTCCACCCGGATCCGCGGCCTCGGCTCCCCCGAGCGGGTACGACCTCCGTGGCCTTGTCGGCGACAAGACACCGGCCTTGCGCACGAAGAGCGCGCGGGAACTCTACGACGCGCTCAAGCAGCGCGACCCGGCGTCGTTTGTCGACGCGGACGGCAACGTGCGGGCCGTGGGCACCGTCCCGACGCCTGAGATCACCAACACGAAGGCGGCGATCGAGGCTCGCGCCGCCGCCCGCGGGTACGTCGACTCGGGGGCGTCGGGCCGGCGGGCGTTTGCCGAACGCCTCGACGACGTGCGAGCGGCCGACCCGGTGTTCCGAGGCGCACACGACAAGGTCCAGAAGGCCATGGGCGAGGGCTTCAGTCGTCGCATCGACGAGATTGCACAAGAACACAGCGCAAAGGTTGCGGGTGAGGGTAGATGGGGCGAACCCGGGTCGACGCCGTTCAAGGCCGAGGTGGGACGGCGCATCAACATCACCCCCCTCGACGACCCCAGGGCGGTGCAGCACCAGCAACGCGCCATGTTCGAGCATGGCGTCACCGAGGCGGAGTTCGATGCGTATGTTGGGGTTCGGCAGAAGGTCTGGCAGGGTGAGCCCGTGGCGCCCGTGAAACCGCTGCCACCGGCCGATGGCCGTACCCCGCACTACGTCGACATCGAACAGCGTCTCGGATCAGGGCCGGAAGCATCACCATCGGCGACCCCCATGATGTCACCGCCCGGGCAGACGGCCCCATCCGCGACGCAGGCACCGCAGCCTCCGCCGGTCGAACCCCCGCCGCAGGCGCCAGCTGCCCCCGTTCGACGTGCTTTGGTGTCAAGCGAGCCCGCGGCAGGCGCGGAGGCCCCTGGCGCGGCCCCCGATCCCGTCAGGCCCGCACCAGAGAGGCCTGCGGCGTCCACGCGCGAGCCCGTGCGGCCAGAGCCGTCGCGTCCCGACCCGGTCAGCAGGGAACGCGTGCGCCCCGAGCCACCGCGTCCCGAGCCGTCACCCCCGGAGGTCCGACGCCCTGAACCAGCACGACCCGTCGCGACACGTCCGACACCAGAGCCCCCGGTGGCGCCAGCGCGAATTGCTCCGGAACGCGTGAAGCCAGCTCGCCGGTTCCTCGACTTCTTCACCAGGCGGTGACGTGATGCCCACCGAGCTTCACGAGACGGATGAGATCGCACAGCGCGCCGTCGGCACGGACGACATCGCCAGGGTCCTCGACCGACTCGGCATCGCCCCCGCCGAGGCGTCGCCGCTCGTCGACATCGTGCCGTCGGCCGGCGACCCCTCCGGCGTCGACCAACTCGTGGCCGACGACACCACCCGCGAAGCCGTCGCCCGCATCGCCAACCCGGCGCGCGTCGTCACGCTCGTGACGGCATGTCCGCCGGACGAGGCCACGACCTTCTGGTTCTACGGGCGGCGTGACGAGGCCGACCTCGCCTTCCATGTGCTCGGTGCTGACGGATGGCATCACGTCGCGTGGCCCATCGACCGTCTTGCCGTGCTGGATCTCGCGGCAGCGCCGCTCGAGTTGTCGACACCGACCGAGTCGTTCGCCATCTCGCTCGCCCTCGGCAGAGACGAACTCGCCACGCTTGCCGCGGTGTGTGACGCCGTGCAGTACGACATTCTGCAGGGGGCGCTCGTCGCGTCGCCGTCCGCGGCCGGACCGGTACAGTTCTCGGTCGACGATCTCGTGGCACTGGCCGCGTCCCTCCGGCGGCGAGACGACGTGCGGTGGATGGTCTCGCGCGCCGAGTGGCTTGCGCCGATCGAACTCGACTTCTCCTCGTCGGCCCTCTCGACGGGCCTCGACGCGTTGCTCGCGGTTGGCCTGATCGTCGACGAAGGCGGGCTCTTCGAGCCCACGCCCACGCTCTCGAGGCTCTGCCACACGCTTGGCACGTCCATCGGCTGCTCGGCCATCACCACACGCGAACGCGACGAGGCCGGCGCGTGGTCGTTCGAGCACGTCGCCGTGATCCGTGGGCCAGAGAGTCTGCTGCTCATGGAGTTCTCAGACGTCTCGGCCACCGACTTCCTTCTCTCGATCGACGATGTGACACCCGCGATGGCGTTTGAATGGCTGAAGTCGGCCGTGTGGCTGGCCGACGTGGTGTCGCCCGTGTCGGACGAGAGCCCTGCGTTCGACGCAAACACGCCGCCGGCGCCGGTGGCCGTGCGCTCCTGTCCGACGTGCGGCCGGGCCCTCAAGGTCGGCAAGCGGTTCTGCGCGCAGTGCGGCACCGCGACTGGCGAGGAGCCGAGGCCATGACTGCGCCCACGTGTCCGGCCTGTGGCGACGCGGTCGAACCGGGAGAACGCTTCTGCGGCACCTGCGGTGCTGGTCTTGTCGACGAGGCGCGGCTGGTGCCCGGTCCTTCCATCGAGCCCCCTGCGGCGCCGCGCTCCCGCCTTGCGGGAGCGACGCCCGCGCCGTCAGCGGCAGCCGAGCCCATCGGTCAGCAGCAGGACGTGTCGGCCAGCCCTCGGATGGCCGAGCAGGTGCCCGCACGGGTCGCCACCGTTCAGTCCGGCGAGGACCGGGTGGCGGCCGTCGAGCGGCGTCCCCGAGACGTCGGGCTGGCGATGATCCGTCTCGCGCTCGGGCTGGCGTGGGCCTATCCGCGGAACCCCCTGTTTCACGGGGCCGATGGGCAGCTTCCGGGCACAGAGGGGTTCGCCTGGTCCAATCTCGCTCCAGTCGAGTTCTGGGCCGGCACGGCGGTGAGGCTGTTCGACATGCCCTTCCTCGGTGTCGTGGCGGCGGTGCAATTGGTGACCGGAGTGCTCATCGTCGTCGGCGTGTGGTTCCGGACCGTCTGTGCCATCGCAGCGCTCACGTGGCTCGTCATCGTCGGATACGTGGTCGTCCAGGGCTCATCCTTCGAGATGCAGCTCGCCTACGCGTTGACGGCGCTGGCTTTTGCCGGATTGGGGTGGGCCGGGCCCGGGCGATGGAGAGCCGGCGGGCGGGCCCGCTGACAGCGTCCTGCTCCGGGCCGGCGCGTTCCGAGGGTGGAGTGCCGGCGTTGCCCCTCCCGCTGACAATGCCGGCCGATCGGGTGTAGCATCGGCCGTGGCACTCGAGGTGCCGACCAGCCCGCCCCCGATCTCCAGGACCCGACGCCATGATCACCGCCGATCCGCATCGACGCGCCGCCACGTTCGACGAGGTCTGCCGCATCCTCGAAAGACAAGGCCCATCAGAGGATCATGAACGTCTGGTCGCCTTCGCGCGGGTGGCGTTCGCCGAGATGCCCGATGCGATGGCGCTCACGCTCGAGCCGCCGGCGCTCGCCGCGCGGCTGGCGGGGTACTTCCACTTCGTCACCTCGAAGATGCCGCCGGAGCACCAGCTGTACCGCGGTTTGCCGGGCATCCACGTCGTGGTACGCAACCCGTCCAACGAGGAAGAGGCGGCCACCGGCAGCGCCAGCGGGCATCACCACGAGACGACGATCGTCGAGACGCACCTGCCCGACGCACCGTTCATCTTCGAGAGCCTGAAGAACTTCTTCCAGAAGGAAGGTCTGCGCGTGTTCTCGGCGGTGCACCCGATCTTCACCGTGCGCCGGCAGTGGGAGCGCGTCGTGTGGGTCGGCGGGCCAACCGAGGACGGGTCACGCGAGCTGTATACCCAGTTTCGCATCGAGCGCGTCGAGAGCCGCGAGCGCCTGCGGCGGCTCGAGCACCAGGTGCACGCCCTCCTGAAGAGCGTGATCCTCGCCGTCGAAGACTTTCCCGAGATGAGCCGCGTCTCGCGTGAGCTGGCCGATCGCGTGCACGGCCGAACGGGCAGCGCTTCGGACATGGCGGCGGCTCGCGCGTTCCTCACGTGGCTGCTCGACGAGAACTACGTCCACGTCGGGATGCTGCGGTGCACGATGGGCAGTGACGGGGCCCTGCATCCGACGCAGGACGTGGCGCTCGGCGCCTTCCGCGACCCGTCGCTCGTCGAGACGGTGTTTCCGGGGTTGAGCGATCGGTTGGCGACGCACCTGGCACCGAGACCCGACGACGATCGCATCGTGCACATCGACTTCTGCACGAACGCGGGCGCCATTCACTTCCTGGACCCGATCGACGATCTCGTGATCCGCGAGTGGGCGCCCGACGGACGATTGGCGGCCGCGACGGTCGTGCTCGGCCGCCTCGCGAAGAGCGCGTTCACCGAGCGTGCGCAGGACATCCCGCTGCTCAGGGAGAAGGTCACCTGGCTGCTCGACCACAGCGGAGCGCTGCCCAACTCGCACGCCTACCGGGAGATTCGCGCGATCTTCAATCACTTCCCGAAGCGCGAGCTGTTCTACGCCGACGCCGGGGCGCTCAAGACGATCATCGATCAGATGGCCTACATGGCCAGCGACGACGAGATCGCGGTGGCGACCCGGGCCGGCGAGGGGTACGCGGCGGCGTCGATCGCCTTCTCGGACACGCGGTATTCCCACCGCGTCGAAGAGGACCTCAAGGCCGTCCTGGCCGAGAGGTTCGGTCCGATCTCGTTCAACACGTGGGCCGACTGCGGCACCAACGGCGTGCTGGTCTACTACTTCGACCAGGCGACGCTCGAGCACCCGCTCGATCCGGACCGGATCCGCGATCTCACCCGGCGGATCATCATGACGTGGGAGGAT
The Acidobacteriota bacterium DNA segment above includes these coding regions:
- a CDS encoding methyltransferase domain-containing protein, translating into VVTPIDRARYDAQTPGTGCLLQGERDVSPSTLRVASLIALLVGLGVDAAAQQAATPHEMHGRHRDPKAYIASLENPARDAYQKPAEVVEALGLRPGQVVADIGAGSGYFAIRLAEPVGEAGRVLAVDVDARLLEHLEGRVREASLGNVETILAPPDDPRLPEAGVDLIFFCNVWHHIDDQDGYLAKLRQALKPGGRLVMIDFHKRDLPVGPGVAMKIAREDLLAQLEGAGWRLVREHDFLPYQYFIEFQPGTASGPEPEGAPRS
- a CDS encoding polysaccharide deacetylase family protein, with the translated sequence MPAGDGRTSAGVHPVVATAVVVVVLLLFVGVGSMLAPTSTDPPQRRAVALTFDDLPWVTPGGRPLGDAPRRLSALLGALATVDAPAVGFVNEGQLDRAGERAARLRMVQIWAGAGHELGNHTYSHRSLSATPLDEFTADVLRGAAEIRAIAERYGGEVRYFRHPFTHTGPTREIRDAFDAFLSAHGYVVAPFTVENADYLYNAAYVRALEREDEALAGRLRDLYLEHTTRMFLFFERLSVETFGREIPQVLLLHANHLNADTLPDLLGRLGQRGYRFIPIEAALADAAYGTPDEYVGRFGPSWLHRWRVGRGLPSKLADEPEPPAWLADLAE
- a CDS encoding DoxX family protein, which translates into the protein MTAPTCPACGDAVEPGERFCGTCGAGLVDEARLVPGPSIEPPAAPRSRLAGATPAPSAAAEPIGQQQDVSASPRMAEQVPARVATVQSGEDRVAAVERRPRDVGLAMIRLALGLAWAYPRNPLFHGADGQLPGTEGFAWSNLAPVEFWAGTAVRLFDMPFLGVVAAVQLVTGVLIVVGVWFRTVCAIAALTWLVIVGYVVVQGSSFEMQLAYALTALAFAGLGWAGPGRWRAGGRAR